The Deltaproteobacteria bacterium HGW-Deltaproteobacteria-4 genome includes a window with the following:
- a CDS encoding CarD family transcriptional regulator: MYKIGEMAVYPAQGVGIVESIEAKDFGGETHDFYILRIVDTDTTIMVPTKNAHNVGLRRLVGDDEIRDVFSLLGKPLEIRPVLTSWSRRQREYQDKIKTGDIFGVAEVLRELCLIRGAKELSYGEKKVLEHARRLLVKEIALSQGSAEDLVAARVDGTYM, encoded by the coding sequence ATGTATAAAATTGGTGAAATGGCCGTTTATCCGGCCCAAGGGGTAGGAATCGTCGAGTCGATCGAAGCCAAAGACTTTGGCGGCGAGACCCACGATTTTTACATTCTGCGCATTGTCGACACCGACACGACGATTATGGTTCCGACCAAGAATGCCCACAATGTCGGTCTGCGCCGACTGGTGGGGGACGACGAGATTCGTGATGTCTTCTCGCTCCTTGGTAAACCGCTGGAGATCCGCCCGGTCCTGACTTCGTGGAGTCGGCGGCAGCGGGAGTATCAGGACAAGATCAAGACCGGCGACATCTTTGGCGTGGCCGAAGTGTTACGGGAACTCTGCCTGATTCGCGGCGCCAAGGAACTCTCCTACGGGGAGAAGAAGGTGCTGGAGCACGCCCGCCGTCTGCTGGTCAAGGAGATTGCCCTGTCGCAGGGGTCGGCGGAAGATCTCGTCGCCGCCCGTGTCGACGGCACCTACATGTAA
- the ispD gene encoding 2-C-methyl-D-erythritol 4-phosphate cytidylyltransferase, whose amino-acid sequence MANVAIIPAAGTGSRMQAGINKQYLLLAGRPILFHTLALFAAHPRIDRICIVVPSEEINYCRSEIVALYGLEKVSAIIAGGPSRQDSVANGLLGCNAEVDDLVVIHDGARPLLRATDLDALLNAAAKSGAAVLGVPVKDTIKQVQEGVIVATPERSSLWQVQTPQVFRYGLLLAAYGQARADGFTGTDDAMLVERLQYPVTMVPGSYRNIKITTPEDLSIASAFLATQGASS is encoded by the coding sequence ATGGCCAACGTTGCCATCATCCCTGCCGCCGGCACCGGCAGCCGCATGCAGGCCGGCATCAACAAACAGTATCTTCTGCTCGCCGGTCGCCCCATCCTGTTTCATACCCTCGCTCTCTTTGCTGCTCACCCCCGTATCGACCGGATCTGCATTGTTGTCCCGAGCGAGGAGATAAACTACTGTCGCAGCGAAATCGTCGCGCTGTACGGGCTGGAAAAGGTCAGTGCCATCATCGCCGGTGGTCCCTCCCGTCAGGATTCTGTTGCTAACGGTCTTCTCGGCTGCAACGCCGAGGTCGATGACCTCGTAGTTATCCACGACGGCGCCCGCCCCTTGTTGCGCGCCACCGACCTTGACGCTCTCCTCAATGCTGCCGCCAAAAGTGGCGCAGCGGTTTTGGGTGTGCCGGTCAAGGATACAATCAAACAGGTACAGGAGGGCGTCATCGTCGCCACTCCGGAGCGCAGCTCTCTCTGGCAGGTGCAGACGCCGCAGGTCTTTCGCTACGGGCTCCTCCTTGCCGCTTACGGCCAGGCGCGCGCCGACGGCTTTACCGGCACCGATGACGCGATGCTCGTTGAACGCTTGCAATATCCGGTAACCATGGTGCCGGGGAGTTACCGCAATATCAAGATTACCACCCCCGAAGATCTGTCCATCGCCAGTGCCTTTCTCGCCACCCAAGGAGCCTCGTCATGA
- a CDS encoding 2-C-methyl-D-erythritol 2,4-cyclodiphosphate synthase: MIRIGHGYDVHTLVKERALILGGVTIPYPLGLLGHSDADVLVHALCDALLGAIGAGDIGKHFPDNDVSLKGIDSFKLLATVLEKVTQRGYRLGNLDATIIAQQPKLAPFIPQMREKLALACACSIEQVNVKATTTEGLGFEGRCEGISAHAVVLLIAAGVPT; encoded by the coding sequence ATGATCCGCATCGGTCACGGTTACGATGTTCATACCCTGGTCAAGGAGCGTGCCTTGATCCTCGGCGGCGTGACCATTCCCTATCCCCTCGGCCTCCTTGGCCATTCCGATGCCGACGTCCTTGTTCATGCTCTCTGTGATGCCTTGCTTGGCGCCATTGGCGCCGGCGATATCGGCAAACACTTTCCCGACAACGATGTCAGCTTGAAGGGGATCGACAGCTTTAAACTGCTGGCGACGGTGCTGGAGAAGGTAACGCAGCGCGGCTATCGTCTCGGCAATCTCGATGCAACGATCATTGCCCAGCAGCCCAAGCTCGCTCCCTTCATCCCGCAAATGCGCGAGAAGCTCGCTCTTGCTTGTGCGTGCAGCATCGAACAGGTCAACGTCAAGGCGACGACGACCGAAGGGCTCGGTTTTGAAGGGCGCTGCGAAGGGATCTCCGCCCACGCCGTCGTCCTGCTGATCGCTGCCGGCGTTCCGACCTGA
- the aroC gene encoding chorismate synthase has product MSSTFGTLFRCTTFGESHGDGVGVVVDGCPSLLPLCAAEIQSQLDRRRPGQSAVATPRAEADQVRILSGVEGGLTLGSPIALLVENSSQRPGDYGAMSQIPRPSHADYTYQMKYGLRSASGGGRASARETIGRVAAGAIAELFLQRSHGIEIVAWVSSVGPIDAPVVDPLTIQRELVDRTIVRCPHGPTAQNMEEEILAARGEHDSVGGVISCVCRNVPAGLGEPVFGKLGALLAQAMLSLPAAKGFEIGSGFAGSRMRGSVHNDPFVRKGDRLGTSSNHSGGVQGGISNGEPILFRVAFKPVPTIGREQATVDFSGEPTLLAAKGRHDPCVVPRAVPIVEAMAALVLADLTLLQRRMG; this is encoded by the coding sequence ATGTCCAGCACTTTCGGCACCCTCTTTCGTTGTACCACCTTTGGGGAATCGCATGGCGACGGCGTCGGCGTCGTCGTCGACGGCTGTCCCTCCCTCCTCCCGCTTTGTGCGGCCGAGATCCAGAGTCAGCTCGACCGGCGGCGTCCCGGACAGAGTGCGGTGGCGACGCCGCGCGCTGAAGCCGATCAGGTGCGCATCCTTTCCGGCGTCGAAGGGGGATTGACCCTCGGTTCACCCATCGCCCTGCTGGTCGAGAACAGCAGCCAGCGCCCTGGTGATTACGGCGCCATGAGTCAGATTCCGCGGCCGTCCCATGCCGATTATACCTACCAGATGAAGTACGGCCTGCGCTCCGCCAGTGGCGGCGGCCGCGCCAGCGCCCGCGAGACGATCGGCCGCGTCGCTGCCGGTGCCATTGCCGAACTCTTTTTGCAGCGCAGCCACGGCATCGAGATTGTCGCCTGGGTGAGTAGTGTCGGCCCGATCGATGCCCCGGTTGTTGATCCGCTCACCATTCAACGCGAACTCGTCGACCGCACCATCGTCCGCTGTCCACATGGGCCGACAGCGCAGAACATGGAGGAGGAAATCCTCGCTGCCCGCGGCGAGCACGATTCGGTCGGCGGCGTCATCTCCTGTGTCTGTCGCAATGTGCCGGCCGGTCTCGGCGAGCCGGTCTTCGGCAAGCTGGGCGCCCTCTTGGCGCAGGCGATGCTCTCACTCCCCGCCGCCAAGGGCTTCGAGATCGGCTCCGGCTTTGCCGGCAGCCGCATGCGCGGTTCGGTTCACAACGATCCCTTTGTGCGCAAGGGAGATCGTCTCGGCACCAGCAGCAACCACAGCGGCGGGGTGCAGGGGGGGATCAGCAACGGCGAGCCGATCCTCTTCCGGGTTGCCTTCAAGCCGGTGCCGACCATCGGCCGGGAACAGGCGACCGTCGACTTTAGCGGCGAGCCGACCCTCCTCGCCGCCAAGGGCCGACACGACCCCTGCGTCGTCCCCCGTGCCGTGCCGATCGTCGAAGCGATGGCGGCGCTGGTCCTTGCCGACCTGACGCTACTGCAGCGGCGGATGGGCTGA
- a CDS encoding serine/threonine protein kinase produces the protein MKNSEHPFTTLTPERVMDAVESCGYRCDCRTFALNSYENRVYQVGIDDGAPLIAKFYRPERWSVAQIQEEHRFTLELASHELPVVAPLCGEDDVTLHRFAGFHFALYRREGGHAPEFDDPEQLLSLGRCLGRIHRIGAVRPFRHRPPLDRATFGVQSVDLLRERFVPPEYLANYTAVSSDLLAAIDTHFAAAGEVALIRTHGDCHSGNILWRGNGPHFVDFDDARMAPAVQDLWMMLSGDDEARRGQIEILLAGYDEFHDFDRRELRLIEALRALRMLHYCAWLANRWSDPIFPATFSWFNTSRYWEGHIHELREQLAQMQEPFLEL, from the coding sequence ATGAAGAATAGCGAGCACCCCTTTACCACTCTTACTCCCGAGCGGGTCATGGATGCGGTGGAGAGCTGCGGTTATCGCTGCGATTGCCGCACCTTTGCCCTCAACAGCTATGAAAATCGTGTCTACCAGGTTGGCATCGATGACGGCGCACCGCTCATCGCCAAATTCTATCGCCCCGAGCGCTGGAGTGTCGCTCAGATCCAGGAAGAGCACCGTTTTACCCTCGAACTTGCCAGCCATGAACTTCCGGTCGTCGCTCCCCTCTGCGGCGAGGATGACGTCACTCTCCACCGCTTTGCCGGTTTCCACTTTGCCCTTTATCGCCGCGAAGGCGGCCACGCCCCGGAGTTCGATGACCCCGAGCAGCTCCTCAGCCTCGGCCGCTGTCTCGGCCGCATCCACCGTATCGGTGCGGTTCGCCCCTTCCGCCATCGCCCGCCCCTCGACCGCGCCACCTTCGGGGTGCAGAGCGTCGACCTCCTGCGCGAGCGTTTTGTCCCGCCCGAATATCTCGCTAATTACACCGCCGTCAGCAGTGACCTCCTTGCCGCCATCGATACCCACTTTGCCGCGGCCGGCGAAGTGGCGCTGATCCGTACGCACGGCGACTGCCACAGCGGCAACATCCTCTGGCGGGGGAACGGCCCGCACTTTGTCGACTTCGACGATGCGCGTATGGCGCCGGCCGTGCAGGATCTGTGGATGATGCTCTCCGGTGATGATGAAGCCAGGCGCGGACAGATCGAAATTCTCCTGGCCGGTTATGACGAGTTCCACGACTTCGACCGCCGTGAACTGCGCCTGATCGAAGCGCTGCGCGCCCTGCGTATGCTCCATTACTGCGCTTGGCTGGCGAACCGATGGAGCGACCCGATCTTCCCTGCGACCTTTAGCTGGTTTAATACCTCGCGCTACTGGGAAGGCCATATCCATGAACTGCGCGAACAACTGGCGCAGATGCAGGAACCTTTTTTAGAGCTGTAA
- a CDS encoding transporter: protein MHNFVLLIACFLIGIGLRQTGRFPESAAATLNAFIIHVSLPAITLLHIHKLKLDPALIYSALMPWLLFAAAIPFFWGVGKLLRLDKASIGVLILVGGLGNTSFVGLPMIEAYYGKEFLPVGLIVDQFGSFLVLSTLGIAVATYCSSGAVSAGMMLRKILLFPPFQALVIAFLLRPVPYPEWLIIVLQRLGDTLTPLALASVGFQLRFAGIGGELKALSTGLLYKLLLGPALMFLLFVLLLGGSGTTLQVTIFEAAMAPMISAGIIANDHQLNPRLTNLMIGIGIPLSFLTLALWHWLLRGI from the coding sequence ATGCATAATTTTGTCCTTCTCATCGCCTGCTTCCTTATCGGCATCGGCCTGCGCCAGACCGGACGCTTTCCCGAGTCGGCCGCAGCCACCCTCAACGCCTTTATCATTCATGTTTCGCTGCCGGCAATCACCCTCCTGCACATTCACAAACTCAAACTCGATCCGGCCCTGATCTATTCGGCCCTGATGCCGTGGCTGCTCTTTGCTGCGGCCATCCCCTTCTTCTGGGGGGTGGGGAAGTTACTTCGCCTCGATAAAGCCAGCATCGGCGTTCTCATCCTCGTCGGCGGCCTCGGAAATACCTCCTTTGTCGGCCTGCCGATGATCGAAGCTTACTACGGTAAAGAGTTTCTTCCGGTCGGTCTGATTGTCGATCAGTTCGGCTCCTTTCTCGTCCTCTCCACCCTCGGTATCGCCGTCGCGACCTACTGCTCGTCCGGTGCAGTCTCGGCGGGGATGATGCTGCGCAAAATCCTCCTCTTCCCCCCTTTCCAAGCGTTGGTCATCGCCTTTCTTCTCCGTCCCGTCCCCTACCCGGAATGGCTGATCATCGTGCTGCAGCGCCTTGGCGATACCCTGACACCCCTGGCCCTCGCCTCGGTCGGATTTCAGCTTCGTTTTGCCGGCATCGGCGGCGAACTCAAGGCGCTGAGCACCGGCCTTTTGTACAAACTCCTCCTCGGGCCGGCGTTGATGTTCCTTCTCTTTGTCCTCCTCCTCGGCGGCAGCGGCACCACACTGCAAGTGACGATCTTCGAAGCGGCGATGGCACCGATGATCTCCGCCGGCATCATCGCCAACGATCATCAGCTCAATCCGCGCTTGACCAACCTCATGATCGGCATCGGTATTCCCCTCTCTTTTCTCACTCTCGCCCTTTGGCATTGGCTGCTGCGCGGTATTTGA
- a CDS encoding UDP-N-acetylenolpyruvoylglucosamine reductase — MTNAARLSLLTELSRLDVGLCTFAAPLRNYCTWRIGGPADLLVEPQNIAQIQRLRRFAYQHALPCVVIGQGSNLLFSDAGVRGIVLRLGQHFSSLQIEEERIRAEAGVWIPGLARKAQQAGLTGLEHIIGIPGTVGGLVLMNGGSHRQCIGDLVERVTLVTPEGEIQELSATACDFSYRHSALQGNGGVVVRVDLACPRGDRRVIRQAMLADLRERRQKFPLRLPNCGSVFLSSAAMHASVGPPGRIIEERGLKGRRVGGAEVSLRHANFIVNRGGATADDVLTLITAIRAEVRKAIGFELDCEVRYVNPTCEIVPAHLACPRP; from the coding sequence ATGACCAACGCCGCCCGACTCTCCCTCCTGACAGAACTCTCCCGACTCGATGTTGGTCTCTGTACCTTTGCCGCCCCTCTGAGGAATTACTGCACCTGGCGCATCGGCGGCCCCGCCGATCTCCTGGTCGAACCGCAAAATATCGCCCAGATTCAGCGCCTTCGCCGCTTTGCCTACCAACACGCCCTTCCCTGCGTCGTCATCGGTCAAGGGAGCAATCTCCTCTTCAGCGACGCCGGCGTACGCGGCATCGTCCTGCGCCTTGGCCAGCACTTTTCCAGTCTGCAAATCGAAGAAGAACGGATAAGAGCCGAGGCGGGGGTCTGGATCCCCGGCCTCGCCCGCAAAGCCCAACAGGCCGGATTGACCGGACTGGAACATATTATCGGTATCCCCGGCACCGTCGGCGGACTGGTTCTGATGAACGGCGGCAGCCATCGCCAATGTATCGGTGATCTGGTCGAGCGCGTCACCCTCGTCACTCCGGAAGGGGAGATTCAAGAATTGAGCGCAACAGCCTGCGACTTTTCCTACCGCCACAGCGCTTTGCAGGGAAACGGTGGAGTCGTCGTCAGAGTGGACCTCGCCTGCCCCCGCGGCGATCGCCGCGTTATCCGTCAGGCCATGCTTGCCGATCTGCGCGAGCGGCGGCAGAAGTTTCCTTTACGTCTCCCCAACTGCGGTTCGGTCTTTCTCAGCAGCGCCGCCATGCATGCCAGCGTCGGGCCGCCCGGTCGTATCATCGAAGAGCGCGGCCTCAAAGGGCGGCGGGTTGGCGGAGCGGAAGTCTCTCTGCGGCATGCCAACTTTATCGTCAACCGCGGTGGCGCCACTGCCGACGATGTCCTGACCCTGATCACTGCCATCCGCGCCGAGGTCCGCAAAGCCATCGGCTTTGAACTCGACTGCGAAGTGCGCTACGTCAACCCCACCTGCGAGATCGTACCGGCGCATCTGGCTTGCCCGCGCCCCTGA
- a CDS encoding peptidylprolyl isomerase: MAQVKKGDRVRIDFTGKLEDGTIIDSTRPGECDDDGCGCDDSSCEDSSCCSDAGDDCGCDSEVGPMELTIGEGDFFELIEEGLIGMSPGETKTIVIPAVDAFGEYDEERVMVIERSELPSDLIPEIGAELVLTDENDESMEVVVIDADEKTITFDANHPLAGEDLTFDIELIEILPA; encoded by the coding sequence ATGGCACAGGTAAAAAAAGGGGATCGCGTCAGAATCGATTTCACCGGCAAACTGGAAGACGGCACCATCATCGATTCGACCCGCCCCGGCGAATGTGATGACGATGGCTGCGGCTGCGATGATTCGAGCTGCGAAGATAGCAGCTGCTGCTCGGATGCGGGCGACGATTGTGGTTGCGATTCGGAAGTCGGCCCGATGGAACTAACGATCGGCGAAGGCGACTTCTTTGAACTGATTGAAGAAGGTCTGATCGGCATGTCGCCGGGCGAGACCAAAACCATCGTCATTCCGGCTGTCGACGCTTTTGGCGAATACGACGAAGAGCGGGTCATGGTCATCGAGCGCAGCGAACTGCCGAGCGATCTCATTCCCGAGATCGGTGCCGAACTCGTCCTCACCGACGAAAATGACGAAAGCATGGAAGTTGTCGTGATCGATGCCGACGAGAAGACCATCACCTTTGACGCCAATCACCCCTTGGCCGGCGAAGATTTGACCTTCGACATCGAGCTCATCGAAATTCTCCCGGCCTAA